A region from the Bacteroidia bacterium genome encodes:
- a CDS encoding SUMF1/EgtB/PvdO family nonheme iron enzyme, which translates to MKNYVLLILVSFLISCSTTKLTSEISIEKLGNPPGTEQITENVYLDKNNISNVSYREFLYWINRIYGGNSQEYISVVPDTTLLNKSNNINSVLGDNYFRHPKFQDSPVMGVSINQAKQYSKWRSDRVMEWTLVKYGIIKMNNNAPKDSIFTIEKYFSGKYYNIKPSPYLLYYPEYQLIDSTISTVTGFRNICTYKKWK; encoded by the coding sequence ATGAAAAATTATGTATTGTTAATTCTTGTAAGTTTTCTTATTTCTTGTTCTACTACAAAGCTTACCTCAGAAATTAGTATTGAAAAACTTGGCAATCCACCGGGTACAGAACAAATTACTGAAAATGTATATTTAGATAAAAACAATATAAGTAATGTAAGTTATAGAGAATTTTTATATTGGATAAATAGAATATATGGTGGAAATTCTCAAGAATATATTTCTGTAGTTCCTGACACAACTCTATTAAATAAATCAAATAATATTAACTCTGTTTTAGGTGACAATTACTTTAGACATCCAAAATTTCAAGACTCACCTGTTATGGGAGTATCTATAAACCAAGCAAAGCAATATTCAAAATGGCGTTCAGACAGGGTTATGGAATGGACACTTGTTAAATATGGGATTATTAAAATGAATAACAACGCACCTAAAGATTCAATCTTTACCATTGAAAAATATTTTTCGGGAAAATATTATAACATTAAACCTAGTCCATACTTATTATATTACCCGGAATACCAATTAATTGATTCAACTATTAGTACAGTCACAGGTTTTAGAAATATTTGCACATACAAAAAATGGAAATAA
- a CDS encoding tetratricopeptide repeat protein encodes MKLLFVFSLFICLFFQALFSQEKKPLNLEIYFNRTLTDADRIRIKENIFQYSQQIHTNPENAPLYVNRGVQYAYMGLYPDAISDYNKAIKIDSTLAEAYYNRGIAKARFAFTKGSCMDVKKAALYGLPQGKELYKNKCGLFIKDLGELP; translated from the coding sequence ATGAAACTGTTGTTTGTTTTTTCACTGTTTATTTGCTTATTTTTTCAAGCATTATTTTCACAGGAAAAAAAACCTTTGAATCTTGAAATATATTTTAACAGGACTTTAACTGATGCAGACAGAATTAGAATAAAAGAAAATATTTTCCAATACTCACAGCAGATACACACAAATCCTGAAAATGCACCATTATATGTAAACAGAGGGGTACAATATGCGTACATGGGACTTTATCCTGATGCAATTAGCGATTATAACAAGGCTATTAAAATTGATTCCACTCTTGCTGAAGCATATTATAACAGGGGTATTGCAAAAGCAAGATTCGCATTCACAAAAGGTTCGTGTATGGATGTAAAAAAAGCTGCACTTTATGGTTTACCACAAGGAAAAGAATTATATAAAAATAAATGTGGGTTGTTTATAAAAGATCTTGGCGAATTGCCATAA
- a CDS encoding DUF4924 family protein, with the protein MLIAKELKKTNISEYLIYMFQLEDLIRSNDCDFEKLERTLISQFKQSEQEMYEIRKWYQALCRMMNEERLQKSGHLQFVANQVKELTDFHYRLLELTDDNNYKELFNTAGQDIEHFRQKLPTKPDSDIEVCLYALYSLLLMRLKKVSLNVETLEAMTNFSNLMAYLSKKYKEYEKGELEI; encoded by the coding sequence ATGTTAATTGCAAAAGAACTTAAAAAGACGAATATTTCTGAATATTTGATATATATGTTTCAGCTTGAGGATTTAATAAGAAGCAATGATTGTGATTTTGAAAAACTAGAGAGAACTCTGATTTCACAATTCAAGCAATCTGAGCAGGAAATGTATGAGATTCGTAAATGGTATCAGGCGCTTTGCCGTATGATGAACGAAGAGAGATTGCAAAAAAGTGGTCACTTGCAATTTGTAGCAAATCAGGTAAAAGAATTAACAGATTTTCATTATCGATTGTTAGAATTAACCGACGATAATAACTATAAGGAACTATTTAATACTGCAGGTCAGGATATAGAACATTTTAGACAAAAGCTTCCTACAAAACCCGATTCAGATATTGAAGTTTGCCTTTATGCATTGTATTCTTTATTGTTAATGCGACTTAAGAAAGTTAGCTTAAATGTTGAAACTTTAGAGGCAATGACTAATTTTAGTAATCTTATGGCATATTTGTCTAAAAAATATAAAGAGTACGAAAAAGGAGAATTGGAGATTTAA
- a CDS encoding RNA polymerase sigma factor: protein MSFLKTNNFKSYSDEELMKLVCKQNNKAFEELYKRYNNKLQFFFFRILNKDKEKAKDFTHDLFIKLIEKRTLFNNSHIFSTWVYTIALNMFKNELRKEKTVNKYNEQLLPDEYISNNKNLLDDIDLPYYKKKLDIALEELEESKRIVFILRYQEELSVKEIAEILECPEGTVKSRIFYAIEALAKKLTTFKHTMIYEHTKQ, encoded by the coding sequence ATGTCATTTTTAAAAACAAACAATTTTAAATCATATTCCGATGAAGAATTGATGAAACTTGTTTGTAAACAAAATAATAAAGCATTTGAAGAATTATATAAAAGGTATAATAACAAATTACAATTTTTCTTTTTCAGAATATTAAATAAAGACAAAGAAAAGGCTAAAGATTTTACTCATGATCTTTTTATTAAGCTAATTGAAAAACGCACATTATTTAACAATTCGCACATATTCTCCACCTGGGTATACACTATAGCTTTAAACATGTTTAAGAATGAGTTACGAAAAGAAAAAACAGTAAATAAATATAATGAGCAATTACTTCCCGATGAATATATCTCGAATAATAAAAACTTATTGGACGATATTGATCTGCCTTATTATAAAAAAAAATTAGATATAGCACTTGAAGAACTTGAAGAATCAAAAAGAATAGTTTTTATTCTAAGGTATCAGGAAGAGCTTTCGGTAAAAGAAATTGCAGAAATTCTTGAATGTCCTGAAGGAACAGTAAAATCAAGAATTTTTTATGCAATTGAAGCACTCGCTAAAAAGTTAACAACGTTCAAACACACTATGATTTATGAACACACAAAGCAATAA